From Brachyspira hampsonii:
TGATGATGCGGATAATCCAAATATATCTAAATTTTCAACAGATGCCGAACCTATAATGAATATAGCTTTTTTTGGTACGGATAATTTGGCATCTCTCTATGATTTAGTTGATAGTCAAATACTCACTAGATTGGAGCAAGTTGAAGGAGTAGCACAAACAGAAATAAGAGGCGGATTAAAAAAGATTATTTCTGTAGATATAGATGTAAATAGAATTAATGCTTATTCCATAAATATTAATGATATAGTAAAAACTCTTTCTTTAGAAAATCAGAATGTTGCAGGCGGTGAAACTTATGAGGGCGTTTATAAATATAATATAAGAACTACAGGAGAGTTTAAAGAAGTAGGAGATATTGAAGATGTTGTCATTGTAGTAAAGAATGGTACCTATCCTGTAAGGGTAAGGGATATAGCTTATGTTCATGAGGATTATGAAGATGACTCTGAGATTGTTCGTATTAACGGACAAAAAGCTTTAACTATTGCAGTAACCAAAGAGTCAGGCGGAAACATCATACAAATAGCAAGAGATGTAGAAAAAAGGCTTAATGAGATTATGCTTCCTTCAGGAGTTTATTATCAGATACTTTTTAATAGTTCAGATACAATAAAGAATTCTATTCATAATGTTTTAAATACTGTATGGCAGGGAGCTTTATTTGCCGTATTAGTTCTTATGATATATTTATGGGACATAAGAAGTGTATTTATAATAAGTATATCAATACCTGTATCTGTAATAACTACTTTTATATTGATGTATTTTTTCAATATAACCATTAATGTAATATCTCTTTCTGGTTTGGTGCTTGGTGTTGGAATGATGGTTGATAATTCTATAGTAGTTCTTGAAAATATTTTTTATTACAGTAATTATTTTTCTAAATACAATATTAATAAAAATGATAAAAGAATGATAAAAATAAATAATATAAAATCATCTATACTAGGAACTAGTGAGGTATCTATAGCAATAACAGCTTCTACTTTAACAAGCGTATGTGTATTTCTTCCATTTTTATTTGTCAAAGGGCAGATGGGGCAGATGTTTAGCGATTTATGTATTACTGTTTCTATATCGTTATTAACTTCTCTTTTTGTGGCTTTAACTATAGTACCTCTTTTAGCATCAAGATTAAATAAATTAAATCCTGATAGTAAGTTGAATTTATTATTAATAAAATTAGAAAATTTCTTTAATAAAAATATCCACAATAATATAGAGAAGTTCTATGTAAGTACTCTTTTAATAGTGATAAGGAATAAAAAGAAATCCTTCGCTTTAATATCTATTTTATTAAGTTTATCATTATTTTTATTATTAATGAATATAGGAAAAGAAGGATATCCCGTATCAGATGAAGGTACTATTATATCAAGATTAAGACTTCCTGTAGGTGCTAGGGTAGAGTTTACAGATATGTTTATTGAAAGAATGGAAAAAGATATAGAAAGTGCCGTTAGTAATAATATGGCATACTATGAAACTAGAGTGAGAACAGGAAGAAATGAGCATCATGGAGAAGTTAGAGTAAAGTTGATAGATAGAGAAGATGGAAGAAAATTTGATATTACTCATTATATAGAGAGTATAAGAAATAAAGTTAATGGATATCCCGGACGAATAGAACTTAATTCTGAAAATACTGCTATGGGAAAACCTAAAAATTACAGTGCTATTATTATAGAGCTTGTAGGAGATGATCTTGACAGGGGATATGATGTAGCAAGTAATGTTATAGCTGCTGTCAATAATGTTGATGGCATTAGAAGTGTTTTGATAAAAGAAGATGATTCTAATCATGAACTTATTTTCGATATAGACAGAGATTTAGTATCTAAAATGGGTATTAATATCAATACGATTGCAAATATTATAAGAACTTCATTCAGCGGTACAACGGCAAGCAAGATGACTTTAGATAATTCTATATATGTTGATACAGATATAATAGTTCGTTTGGAAGATAGAAATAGAGATGATATTTCAAGTATTCAAAAAATGATGATTCCTACTTCAAATGGTATAGTACCAATATCATCTCTTGTAGAGATACATAAATCTACAGGTCCTATAGAGATTAACAGAAAAAATGATAAAAGAATAATAGAGATAAATGCTAGTTCTTATGGAAGACCTATAAATGAAATTATCGTAGATATTAGAAAAGAGCTTAATAAAATATATATACCAAGCGGATTTTCAATAAATTTTTCAGGAGATTATGAGGATATGCAGGAAGCTTTTATTCAACTGATAATTTCTATGATAATGGCTTTGGTTTTTGTATATGCTATAATAGCAGGTCAGTTTGAATCTTATCTTACTCCCTTTGTTATATCTTTAGCGGTTCCATTTGCATTATTTGGGGCTTTAATATTTTTGTACTTTTCTGGGAATACTTTAAATGTTTACAGCGGTATAGGTATTATAATGCTTGTAGGAATAGTTGTTAATAATGGAATAGTTTTAATAGACTATATGAATAGGGTTGTTATAGAGAGAAATATAAGTTGGAATAATGCCGCATTGGAATCATGCAGAAGAAGATTAAGACCTGTACTTATGACTTCATTAACTACAA
This genomic window contains:
- a CDS encoding efflux RND transporter permease subunit; translated protein: MKRFITFIVNRPTTVFVTLVSMSIIGFISISRLSINYLPNMEVPIISIKTTYDNAGAEEVEKSVTRLVENAVSSVNNVKTIKSKSKESESNVEIEFNWGTDLQTAADDIREAVDMIRASLPDDADNPNISKFSTDAEPIMNIAFFGTDNLASLYDLVDSQILTRLEQVEGVAQTEIRGGLKKIISVDIDVNRINAYSININDIVKTLSLENQNVAGGETYEGVYKYNIRTTGEFKEVGDIEDVVIVVKNGTYPVRVRDIAYVHEDYEDDSEIVRINGQKALTIAVTKESGGNIIQIARDVEKRLNEIMLPSGVYYQILFNSSDTIKNSIHNVLNTVWQGALFAVLVLMIYLWDIRSVFIISISIPVSVITTFILMYFFNITINVISLSGLVLGVGMMVDNSIVVLENIFYYSNYFSKYNINKNDKRMIKINNIKSSILGTSEVSIAITASTLTSVCVFLPFLFVKGQMGQMFSDLCITVSISLLTSLFVALTIVPLLASRLNKLNPDSKLNLLLIKLENFFNKNIHNNIEKFYVSTLLIVIRNKKKSFALISILLSLSLFLLLMNIGKEGYPVSDEGTIISRLRLPVGARVEFTDMFIERMEKDIESAVSNNMAYYETRVRTGRNEHHGEVRVKLIDREDGRKFDITHYIESIRNKVNGYPGRIELNSENTAMGKPKNYSAIIIELVGDDLDRGYDVASNVIAAVNNVDGIRSVLIKEDDSNHELIFDIDRDLVSKMGININTIANIIRTSFSGTTASKMTLDNSIYVDTDIIVRLEDRNRDDISSIQKMMIPTSNGIVPISSLVEIHKSTGPIEINRKNDKRIIEINASSYGRPINEIIVDIRKELNKIYIPSGFSINFSGDYEDMQEAFIQLIISMIMALVFVYAIIAGQFESYLTPFVISLAVPFALFGALIFLYFSGNTLNVYSGIGIIMLVGIVVNNGIVLIDYMNRVVIERNISWNNAALESCRRRLRPVLMTSLTTILGLLPMIFEIGSGSEMYRPLAIAVCGGLIFSTMFTLIIIPSVYSSFRNRFNIKIRND